The Setaria italica strain Yugu1 chromosome IX, Setaria_italica_v2.0, whole genome shotgun sequence genome has a window encoding:
- the LOC101780550 gene encoding IQ domain-containing protein IQM4, producing the protein MGLSISYPPDDYLPEDDDDDDMDRLFVRSLSFDNLSTLDTLESPPALLDALTSKRLIVRGSLSFEKRNGDSFQVETTVSMVSPKPAKKSCNYKPIILPRYGSLENLPLNSPVIGMVSPEHQAAALRVQKVYKSFRTRRQLADCAVLVEQRWWKLLDFALLKRNSVSFFEVEKPESALSRWSRARMRAAKVGKGLSKDEKAQKLALQHWLEAIDPRHRYGHNLHYYYQHWLHCESKQPFFYWLDIGEGKEVNMEDHCPRWKLLQQCIRYLGPKERELYEVVVEDGKMMYKLSRKIVDTFEGPRDAKWIFVLSTTRILYIGTKSKGTFQHSSFLAGGATSAAGRLIVENGILRAVWPHSGHYRPTEANFREFMNYLKKRNVDLTNVKLSPSEGEEDEWLRHRGRLSQFNFTESSNPTRQEDSKPQTPGADQVKATANATATPATPPSARRDTATTAAGGGGTPVMKRSSSGNRLHRKRPPRLTVNKNRLGKGTAEEQGAGAFGDCLDFCKENLFGGGEGGEEVVVVPQEKIMHRINSKMALHSYQLGNQISFRWTTGAGPRIGCVRDYPPELQFRSLEQVSLSPRAGAGPARFGTSPRQSPCAPLVSPTPGGLVSPLYGAPSRLQQGAA; encoded by the exons ATGGGGCTATCAATCTCATACCCACCAGATGACTACCTGcctgaggatgatgatgatgatgatatggacAGGCTCTTTGTGCGGTCTCTAAGCTTTGATAACCTTAGCACACTTGATACCCTTGAGTCACCACCGGCATTGCTCGATGCCCTGACTTCCAAGAGGCTCATTGTAAGAGGTTCTTTAAGCTTTGAAAAAAGGAACGGTGATTCCTTTCAAGTTGAAACTACAGTATCGATGGTGAGTCCTAAGCCTGCAAAGAAGAGTTGCAACTACAAGCCTATCATCCTGCCAAGATATGGGTCCTTGGAGAACCTGCCACTAAATTCTCCAGTGATTGGGATGGTCAGCCCGGAGCACCAAGCTGCAGCATTGAGGGTGCAGAAGGTGTACAAGAGCTTCAGGACAAGGCGGCAGCTTGCTGATTGTGCTGTTCTTGTTGAACAACGCTG GTGGAAACTACTTGATTTCGCACTGCTCAAGCGCAATTCAGTGTCGTTCTTCGAGGTAGAGAAGCCGGAGTCAGCGCTTTCAAGGTGGTCTCGTGCCAGAATGAGAGCTGCTAAG GTAGGGAAGGGTCTTTCCAAGGATGAAAAGGCTCAGAAGCTTGCACTGCAACACTGGCTCGAAGCG ATTGACCCTCGGCATCGGTATGGTCACAATCTCCACTACTATTACCAACACTGGCTACACTGTGAGAGCAAACAACCTTTCTTTTACTG GTTGGATATAGGTGAAGGAAAGGAGGTTAATATGGAGGATCACTGCCCAAGATGGAAGCTGCTTCAGCAATGCATCAGGTATCTTGGTCCA AAAGAAAGGGAATTATATGAGGTTGTGGTTGAGGATGGAAAGATGATGTACAAACTGAGCCGCAAAATCGTCGACACGTTCGAGGGCCCCAGGGATGCAAAATGGATCTTTGTGCTGAGCACAACTAGAATTCTATACATTGGCACG AAGAGCAAGGGCACATTTCAGCACTCGAGCTTCCTCGCTGGTGGAGCCACATCTGCTGCTGGCAGACTTATTGTAGAGAACGGAATTCTAAGG GCTGTCTGGCCACATAGTGGGCACTACCGCCCCACAGAGGCAAATTTCAGGGAGTTCATGAACTATCTGAAGAAGAGGAACGTTGATCTTACAAATGTCAAG TTGAGCCCATCAGAAGGCGAGGAGGACGAGTGGCTCCGGCACAGGGGCCGCCTCTCCCAATTCAACTTTACTGAGAGCAGCAATCCCACAAGACAAGAAGACTCCAAGCCCCAGACCCCTGGCGCCGACCAAGTCAAGGCCACAGCCAACGCCACGGCCACGCCAGCGACACCACCCTCCGCGAGACGCGATACAGCAACCAccgcagcaggaggaggaggcacgcCGGTGATGAAGAGGTCGTCGTCGGGCAACCGGCTGCATCGCAagcggccgccgcggctgaCGGTGAACAAGAACCGGCTGGGCAAGGGCACCGCCGAAGAGCAGGGTGCGGGCGCGTTCGGGGACTGCCTGGACTTCTGCAAGGAGAACCTGTTCGGCGGtggggagggcggcgaggaggtggtggtggtgccgcagGAGAAGATCATGCACCGCATCAACTCCAAGATGGCCCTGCACTCGTACCAGCTCGGGAACCAGATCTCGTTCCGGTGGACCACCGGCGCCGGGCCGAGGATCGGGTGCGTGCGGGACTACCCGCCGGAGCTGCAGTTCCGGTCGCTGGAGCAGGTCAGCCTGtcgccgcgcgccggcgccgggccggcCAGGTTCGGGACTTCGCCCCGGCAGAGCCCGTGCGCGCCGCTCGTGTCGCCCACGCCGGGTGGCCTCGTCTCGCCGCTATACGGCGCTCCGTCGCGGCTGCAGCAAGGTGCAGCCTAG
- the LOC101781886 gene encoding protein YLS3: MTTMAAVRWWALVVAVAAAATVAGGDMNADRTECADQLVGLAPCLQYVQGQARAPPPDCCGGLRQVLGKSPKCLCVLVKDKDDPNLGIKINATLALALPSACGATRANASHCAQLLHIPPGSKDAAIFSPGGDKGSSAAPAKDNSTATTDSHALQSTNGGGGGVSTAATAGVALTAVLAGYLLLLVPELSPSSF, translated from the exons ATGACGACGATGGCGGCTGTCCGGTGGTGGGCGTTggtcgtggcggtggcggcggcggcgacggtggcgggcggcgacatGAACGCGGACAGGACGGAGTGCGCGGACCAGCTGGTGGGTCTGGCGCCGTGCCTGCAGTACGTGCAGGGGcaggcgcgggcgccgccgcccgactGCTGCGGCGGGCTCCGGCAGGTGCTGGGGAAGAGCCCCAAGTGCCTGTGCGTGCTGGTCAAGGACAAGGACGACCCCAACCTTGGCATCAAGATCAACGCcaccctcgccctcgccctcccCTCCGCATGCGGCGCCACCCGCGCCAACGCATCCCACTGCGCCC AGCTCCTGCATATTCCTCCGGGATCGAAAGACGCCGCCATCTTCAGCCCCGGCGGCGACAAGGGCTCCTCTGCTGCCCCAG CCAAGGACAACTCGACGGCGACGACCGACTCGCACGCGCTGCAGTCGACcaacggaggcggcggcggcgtctccaCGGCGGCGACCGCCGGCGTTGCACTCACGGCGGTGCTCGCGGGCTACCTTCTCCTGCTCGTGCCGGAGCTGTCGCCAAGCTCATTCTAG